In the genome of [Mycoplasma] phocae, one region contains:
- the rpsM gene encoding 30S ribosomal protein S13, translating to MARVLNIEIPNNKKARISLTYIFGIGRPLAAKILLDANVDGEKRVKELTEEELTRIRDEAKKYATEGDLRREINLNIKRLMEIKSYRGLRHRKGLPVRGQSTKKNARTRKGPRKTIAGKKGK from the coding sequence ATGGCTAGAGTTTTAAATATAGAAATTCCAAACAATAAAAAGGCTCGTATTTCATTAACATATATTTTTGGAATCGGTCGTCCATTGGCAGCAAAAATTTTACTTGATGCAAATGTTGATGGAGAAAAAAGAGTTAAAGAATTAACAGAAGAAGAATTAACTCGTATTCGTGATGAAGCGAAAAAATATGCTACTGAAGGTGATTTAAGACGTGAAATCAACCTAAATATCAAAAGATTAATGGAAATTAAATCATACCGTGGTTTAAGACATAGAAAAGGACTTCCAGTTAGAGGTCAATCTACTAAGAAAAATGCTAGAACTAGAAAAGGTCCAAGAAAAACAATAGCAGGAAAGAAAGGTAAATAA
- a CDS encoding adenylate kinase gives MINNKPNLIFLGAPGAGKGSIANLLVKKLQYFQLSTGDMFRQEIKNNTPLGNKVKEILDSGKYVDDSITNEIVKSRLIDLAKNKVPFILDGYPRTFDQAAFLDSLEKENVKIDKVILLKITKDQIIERLSKRRICPNCKTIYHMDLFAPLENDLCVKCHTKVIKRPDDEPEVIEKRLMIYESQTECLIQYYKEKNMLIEIDSYQEIEKVYSDVEKALKW, from the coding sequence ATGATAAATAATAAACCAAATTTAATTTTCTTAGGCGCTCCCGGTGCGGGAAAAGGTTCAATTGCTAATTTACTTGTTAAAAAACTCCAATATTTTCAACTTTCAACTGGTGATATGTTTCGCCAAGAAATAAAAAATAATACACCATTAGGTAATAAAGTAAAAGAAATTTTGGACTCTGGTAAATATGTTGATGACAGCATTACTAATGAAATTGTTAAATCAAGACTTATTGATTTAGCTAAAAATAAAGTCCCATTTATTCTTGATGGTTATCCTCGAACATTTGATCAAGCTGCTTTTCTTGATTCTTTAGAGAAAGAAAATGTTAAAATAGATAAAGTTATTTTGCTTAAAATAACCAAAGATCAAATTATTGAGCGATTATCTAAACGAAGAATATGTCCAAATTGCAAAACAATTTATCATATGGATTTATTCGCACCTTTAGAAAATGACCTTTGCGTTAAATGTCACACAAAAGTTATAAAACGCCCTGATGATGAACCAGAAGTAATTGAAAAACGTTTGATGATTTATGAAAGTCAAACCGAATGTTTAATTCAATACTACAAAGAAAAAAACATGCTAATTGAAATTGATAGTTATCAAGAAATTGAAAAAGTATATTCAGATGTTGAGAAAGCTTTAAAATGATAA
- the rpsK gene encoding 30S ribosomal protein S11 codes for MAKKNKKVITQGIAHIHSTYQNTIVSFSDLKGNVFAWSSSGAIGYKGTKKKTPYAAGLAAAAALEKAKDFGLKEVSILVKGIGPGKSTARKQIETSGLTIKDVKDVTPTPHNGTRPPKKILKRA; via the coding sequence ATGGCTAAAAAGAATAAAAAAGTTATCACACAAGGTATCGCCCATATTCACTCAACTTACCAAAATACTATTGTTTCATTCTCAGATTTAAAAGGTAATGTTTTTGCATGATCTTCATCAGGAGCAATTGGTTATAAAGGAACTAAGAAAAAAACCCCATATGCTGCCGGCCTAGCCGCAGCGGCAGCCTTAGAAAAGGCTAAGGACTTTGGATTAAAAGAAGTTTCTATTTTAGTTAAAGGAATCGGTCCAGGAAAAAGTACCGCAAGAAAACAAATAGAAACAAGTGGACTTACAATTAAAGATGTTAAAGATGTAACTCCAACTCCACACAACGGAACTCGTCCTCCTAAAAAAATTCTTAAAAGAGCATAA
- the tpx gene encoding thiol peroxidase, giving the protein MKVLFKGKELDLIGNQLKKGDTFPNFKAVNLDMSEFDSKQLSGQRRLIFSIPTIDSSVCEIETTKFMNKFMKKPYPVVAISYDLPFAYKRWCSIRNNNRVITLSEFRYNDFSSKTGTKIDELGLLTRAVFVVDENDKIEYVDYVKEISNEPNYDEILEHFK; this is encoded by the coding sequence ATGAAGGTTTTATTTAAAGGAAAAGAATTAGATCTAATTGGAAATCAATTAAAAAAAGGAGATACTTTTCCCAATTTTAAAGCAGTCAATTTAGATATGTCTGAATTTGATTCAAAGCAATTAAGCGGCCAAAGAAGATTAATTTTTTCAATACCTACTATTGATAGCAGTGTTTGCGAAATAGAAACGACAAAATTCATGAATAAGTTTATGAAAAAACCATATCCAGTAGTAGCAATCAGTTATGATTTGCCATTCGCATACAAACGTTGATGTTCAATTAGAAATAATAACAGGGTTATTACTCTTAGCGAATTTCGCTATAATGATTTTTCAAGCAAAACTGGTACAAAAATTGATGAATTAGGTTTATTAACTAGAGCAGTTTTTGTGGTTGATGAAAATGACAAAATTGAATATGTTGACTATGTTAAGGAAATTTCAAATGAACCAAATTATGATGAAATTCTAGAACATTTTAAATAG
- the map gene encoding type I methionyl aminopeptidase — protein sequence MIIIKNQFEIEKIKKACSILAEVKQILFDFISPGVSLKEIDSVAFKEIRKRGGKPAFLGQYGFPGTCCISVNEELIHGIPSNYIVKDGDIIKIDTGVIWEGYYSDSAFTKGVGHVSEEDKKLIQVAKDAFYAGFNAIKVGGRIGDISNAIGNTIRKNGYFTPEEYTGHGIGRHLHEDPFIYNDGIANTGEIIRNGMVICIEPMILQKSKNVLVKKDGWTVYDPLGFNTAHYEQTILIDNNQAYILSGENT from the coding sequence ATGATAATAATTAAAAATCAATTTGAAATTGAAAAAATCAAAAAAGCATGTTCAATCTTGGCAGAAGTCAAACAAATTTTATTTGACTTTATAAGTCCAGGCGTTTCTTTAAAAGAAATTGATAGCGTCGCTTTTAAAGAAATAAGAAAAAGAGGAGGAAAACCAGCGTTTTTAGGACAATATGGTTTTCCTGGAACTTGTTGCATATCAGTTAATGAAGAATTAATTCATGGTATCCCTAGTAACTATATTGTTAAAGATGGTGATATTATAAAAATTGATACTGGTGTTATTTGAGAAGGATATTATTCTGATTCAGCCTTTACAAAAGGCGTGGGTCATGTTAGTGAAGAGGATAAAAAACTAATTCAAGTAGCAAAAGACGCTTTCTATGCAGGTTTTAATGCCATCAAAGTTGGTGGAAGAATTGGTGATATTTCTAATGCAATTGGAAACACTATTCGAAAAAATGGATATTTTACCCCTGAAGAATATACAGGACACGGTATTGGTCGTCATTTACACGAAGATCCATTTATATATAATGATGGAATAGCAAATACCGGTGAAATTATTCGCAATGGTATGGTTATATGCATTGAACCTATGATATTACAGAAATCAAAGAATGTATTAGTTAAAAAAGATGGGTGAACTGTTTATGATCCGCTAGGATTTAATACAGCTCATTATGAACAAACTATTTTAATAGATAACAACCAAGCATACATTCTATCGGGAGAAAATACTTAA
- the rplQ gene encoding 50S ribosomal protein L17 — protein sequence MANPKQLFRRNTEWWNHVERTLVTDLLIHGKLKTTLERAKRIRSNAEKMITLAKKNTLATRRQAASFLRIISSDVKNKDSLQYLFDVLGPKYQTRNGGYTRIIKVANRQGDNAKMAIIQLV from the coding sequence ATGGCAAATCCAAAACAATTATTCCGTAGAAATACCGAATGATGAAACCATGTTGAAAGAACCTTGGTTACTGATTTATTAATCCACGGAAAACTTAAAACTACTTTAGAACGAGCAAAAAGAATTAGATCAAATGCAGAAAAAATGATTACATTAGCTAAGAAAAATACTTTAGCAACTAGAAGACAAGCAGCAAGTTTCTTAAGAATTATCTCATCAGATGTTAAAAACAAAGATTCATTACAATATTTATTTGATGTTCTAGGTCCAAAATATCAAACAAGAAATGGTGGATATACAAGAATAATAAAAGTTGCTAATCGTCAAGGCGATAATGCTAAAATGGCTATTATTCAGTTAGTATAA
- the rpmJ gene encoding 50S ribosomal protein L36 gives MKVRASIKRICKDCKIIKRHGVNRVICINPKHKQRQG, from the coding sequence ATGAAAGTTAGAGCTTCAATCAAGCGCATTTGTAAAGATTGCAAAATAATTAAAAGACACGGAGTTAATAGAGTTATTTGTATTAACCCAAAACATAAACAAAGACAAGGATAA
- a CDS encoding DNA-directed RNA polymerase subunit alpha → MEKIQKITYKELMAERTNDFNTTYVIEPLMRGYGSTIGTVIRRTLLSSITSVAPFAIKIKNVEHEFQTIPGIKEDAITLVSNIRKIRFAYNPEVFDKENLVKISFKSKKDGEVNASDIEDVVPGLEIVNRDQHIATLSDDSSLEFDLFLRTGRGFIDFEENKSIIMEYGPKLVSKISRGQILAMDSDFSPVKKCGISFEDLNSSSKTIEERLKIHIETDGTILAKDAMEQAAKIIVAHFQIIGNVDTLETINLFDDNKEKKEKAPKAQISIEKLNLTIRSLNALRRAGYQTIDELDKLSDEELSNIKNLGKKSVQDITNKRKEWREKKIIIELEDVSEDSIDEEAQSLDLNEDSKDMEGEE, encoded by the coding sequence ATGGAAAAGATCCAAAAAATAACATATAAAGAATTAATGGCTGAAAGAACTAATGATTTTAATACAACATATGTAATTGAACCATTAATGAGAGGTTACGGAAGTACAATCGGGACAGTAATAAGAAGAACATTATTATCTTCAATTACTTCTGTGGCTCCATTTGCGATAAAAATTAAAAATGTTGAACACGAATTTCAAACTATCCCAGGAATTAAAGAGGACGCAATTACTTTAGTTTCTAATATTAGAAAAATTCGTTTTGCTTATAATCCGGAAGTTTTTGATAAAGAAAATTTAGTGAAAATTTCTTTCAAATCAAAAAAAGATGGTGAAGTTAATGCATCAGATATTGAAGATGTAGTTCCAGGTCTAGAAATTGTTAATAGAGACCAACATATTGCAACTTTATCAGATGATAGTTCATTGGAATTTGATTTATTTCTAAGAACTGGCCGTGGATTTATTGATTTTGAAGAAAATAAATCTATAATCATGGAATATGGCCCAAAATTAGTAAGTAAAATTTCTCGTGGACAAATTTTAGCAATGGATAGTGATTTTAGTCCAGTTAAAAAATGTGGAATTTCATTTGAAGATCTTAATAGTTCATCAAAAACAATTGAAGAAAGACTAAAAATTCACATTGAAACTGATGGTACAATTTTAGCAAAAGATGCTATGGAACAAGCAGCAAAAATTATTGTTGCACATTTCCAAATTATCGGTAATGTTGATACGTTAGAAACTATTAATTTATTTGATGATAACAAAGAGAAAAAAGAAAAAGCTCCAAAGGCTCAAATTTCAATTGAAAAATTAAATTTAACTATTAGATCACTTAACGCATTAAGAAGAGCAGGTTATCAAACAATTGATGAATTGGATAAACTTAGTGACGAAGAACTTTCAAACATTAAAAATTTAGGTAAAAAATCTGTTCAAGATATAACTAATAAAAGAAAAGAATGAAGAGAGAAAAAAATAATCATAGAATTAGAAGATGTTTCGGAAGATTCAATTGATGAAGAAGCCCAATCATTAGACCTTAATGAAGACTCAAAAGATATGGAAGGAGAGGAATAA
- the infA gene encoding translation initiation factor IF-1, translated as MAKDALKMSGKIIKMHSTQNYDVLLENGITIKATISGKMSFHNIRMIPGDHVDVELSPYEMTKGRIVFRHK; from the coding sequence ATGGCAAAAGATGCACTAAAAATGTCGGGCAAAATTATCAAAATGCATTCAACTCAAAATTACGATGTTTTATTAGAAAATGGCATAACAATAAAGGCAACTATTTCCGGAAAAATGTCATTCCATAATATTCGCATGATTCCTGGGGATCATGTTGATGTTGAGTTAAGTCCATATGAAATGACAAAAGGAAGAATTGTCTTTAGACATAAATAA
- the rpmF gene encoding 50S ribosomal protein L32, with translation MAIVPKRKTSKQRKHLRRSHHALNVVTLTECNNCKQQIIPHQACKYCGFYKGTKFIKVALNDKIK, from the coding sequence ATGGCAATAGTACCAAAACGTAAAACTTCGAAACAAAGAAAACATCTAAGAAGAAGTCATCACGCGCTAAATGTAGTAACTCTTACTGAATGTAATAATTGCAAGCAACAAATTATCCCTCATCAAGCTTGTAAATATTGTGGTTTTTATAAAGGAACCAAATTTATAAAAGTAGCTTTAAATGATAAAATCAAATAA
- a CDS encoding deoxycytidylate deaminase has translation MNKETKNIILNANKDNIKWEIYFMALAKLSAMRSKDPTTKVGACIVSPNNYVVSLGYNGMPTSFNNKTLNNDDIFPWNRPEKSQDVLNSKYTYVVHAEANAIINANLTNSKIESNSSIFVTHSPCYHCAKLIVQSKISKVYYAIAYKEESDDFKASEKIFQAFGIECIKIKDDFDLNFRIKKS, from the coding sequence ATGAATAAAGAGACAAAAAATATCATTTTAAATGCCAATAAAGATAATATTAAATGAGAAATTTATTTTATGGCATTAGCAAAATTAAGTGCGATGCGATCTAAAGATCCAACAACAAAAGTTGGAGCTTGTATTGTAAGTCCGAATAATTATGTAGTTTCATTGGGATATAATGGAATGCCGACAAGTTTTAACAATAAAACATTAAATAATGATGATATATTTCCGTGAAATAGACCTGAAAAATCACAAGATGTACTAAATTCAAAATATACTTATGTTGTTCATGCCGAAGCCAATGCTATCATAAATGCTAATTTAACCAATTCCAAAATTGAATCTAATTCCTCAATTTTCGTCACCCATTCGCCTTGTTATCATTGTGCTAAACTAATAGTTCAATCAAAAATATCTAAAGTTTATTATGCAATCGCTTACAAAGAAGAATCTGACGATTTTAAAGCATCAGAAAAAATTTTTCAAGCCTTTGGAATAGAATGTATTAAGATCAAGGATGATTTTGATTTAAATTTTAGAATAAAAAAATCATAA